The DNA sequence GAAATGGCGCTGGGCGAAGCCAATGCGCCGGTGACGATCGTCGAATACATGTCGATGACCTGCCCGCACTGCGCGGCTTTCCACAACAACACGTTCGAAGCGATCAAGACGAAGTATATTGACAGCGGCAAGGTTCGCTTCATCGTGCGCGAATTCCCGTTCGATCCGCGCGCCGCTGCCGCCTTCATGCTGGCGCGCTGCGCCCCGGAAGGCCAGTACTTCCCGATGGTCTCGATGCTGTTCAAGCAGCAGCAGCAGTGGGCTGCAGCCCAGAATGGCCGCGATGCGCTGCTGCAAATGTCCAAACTCGCCGGTTTTACACAGGAGAGCTTCGAGGCCTGCTTGACGAACCAAAAACTTCTGGATGATGTGAACTCTGTTATGCAGCGGGGCGCAAAGGATTTCGGCGTACAGTCGACGCCGACCTTCTTCGTCAATGGTGAGCACTATTCGGGGGACATGTCGGTTGACGTTATGTCGGCCCTCATCGACAGCAAGCTCTGATCCTTCGCTTTTCCGGAAAGCGGGCGACGGCAGCAGCCGTGCGCCCGCTTTTTTCGTTTGGGCTGACGGCACAGGGGGGTATCTTGCCCCAGCGTTGCCCGCATGAAGTTCAACAAGCTTCGCCTGCTCGGCTTCAAATCCTTCGTCGAACCGACCGAGTTCATCATCGAGCGGGGCCTGACCGGTGTCGTCGGGCCGAACGGCTGCGGCAAGTCCAACCTCGTCGAAGCGCTGCGCTGGGTGATGGGGGAGAACTCCTACAAGAACATGCGCGCCTCCGGCATGGACGACGTGATCTTTTCCGGATCCGGCAACCGTCCGGCCCGCAACACGGCGGAAGTCGGACTTTATCTCGACAACAGCGATCGCACGGCGCCGGCCGCCTTCAACGATAGCGACGAGATCCAGGTGACGCGCCGCATCGAGCGCGAGCAGGGTTCCGTCTATCGCATCAACGGCAAGGAGGCGCGCGCCAAGGACGTGCAGCTTCTCTTCGCCGACGCTTCGACCGGTGCGCGCTCGCCGTCGATGGTCGGGCAGGGGCGGATCGGCGAGCTGATCGCCGCCAAACCGCAGGCGCGTCGTCAGCTTCTCGAAGAGGCGGCCGGCATCTCCGGCCTGCACTCGCGCCGCCATGAGGCGGAGCTGCGCCTCCGCGCCGCGGAAACCAACCTTGAACGCCTCGACGACGTGACGTCGCAGCTCGAAAGCCAGATCGAGAGCCTGAAGCGCCAGTCGCGCCAGGCAAACCGTTTCAAGATGCTCTCGGCCGATATCCGCAAGCACGAGGCGATCCTGTTCCATATCCGCTGGGTGCACGCCAAGGAGGCGGAAGCCGAAGCGACGAGCCAGCTCAACCAGATCACGGCGCTGGTTGCGGAAAAGGCCCAGGCGCAGATGCAGGCGGCGAAGGATCAGGCGATTGCCAGCCTGAAGCTGCCGGAACTGCGCGAGAACGAAGCGCGGTTCGCCGCTGCTTTGCAACGGCTGCAGATCGCCCGCTCGCAGCTCGAAGAGGATGCCGGCCGTATCCTCCGCCGGCGCGATGAACTGCAGCGCCGGCTGGCGCAGCTTGCCGAAGATATCGCCCGCGAAGAGAGGCTCGTCGTCGACAATGCCGGCATACTGGCGCGGCTCGACGAGGAGGAGGCCGAACTCAGCGACATGCTTGCCGAGGCCGACGATCGCGCAACGGAGGCGCGCGAGCGTCTGGAGGAGGCGAACGAGAAGCTTGCCGGCAACGAAGTGCTGCTGGCGCGCTTGACCGCTGAGCGGGCCGAGGCGCAGGCCGGTCGCAACCAGCTGGAGCGGACGCTTCGCGACCTCTCGGAACGCCAGGCCCGCCTTGCCCGGCAGCTGTCCGATCAGTCGCGCGATCTCGACGAGCTCGACCGGCAGATGGCAGCGCTTCCCGACCCGCATGAAAAGCAGGGGCAGGTCGAAGTTGC is a window from the Ensifer adhaerens genome containing:
- a CDS encoding DsbA family protein — its product is MSASAMNLTKRLLSGAAIATVALVLAACSDEKKETASTAPTAASETAAKPATDAITTASTAATPASTEAKSAAGTEVAQSTAAPVKVELPSSEGSVDQAKLLEPGALPEMALGEANAPVTIVEYMSMTCPHCAAFHNNTFEAIKTKYIDSGKVRFIVREFPFDPRAAAAFMLARCAPEGQYFPMVSMLFKQQQQWAAAQNGRDALLQMSKLAGFTQESFEACLTNQKLLDDVNSVMQRGAKDFGVQSTPTFFVNGEHYSGDMSVDVMSALIDSKL